The Fusobacterium necrophorum subsp. necrophorum genome includes the window TGCAAACGGCGAATTTCTTTTTTATGCAAAAGCAACCTTCGAACTCTTTTTTCTTCCGGATTATAGATACTTCCATAGGACCAAGGAACAATGGACATCCCCATGATAAATAACTCCCCGTTGATAATTCGCACAAAGGATTCTTTAATACTTACTTTTCCTGCCTTTGCCGATTTTACTTCGCTCCCCTGTAATTCAATTCCCGCTTCGAACTTCTCTTCCACGAAATAATCGAAATATGCTTTCTTATTTCCTGCTAATATCATAGTAACTCCTTTACCAACCTTTTTGCATAACCAATGTCGGTACTGCTTCAATCTCCAATTCCTGTAAACTTGCCTTTACGATGACAATTTTTACCTTATCTCCCATGTGATATTGATTTTCTTCCTGTTCTCTGTCCAACATTGCATATTCCCTTTCATCAAATTCATAAAAATGACGGGATGACACGACATCCCAGCTGACTTCAATATGCTCTTCCGTTTCAAAGAAAACACGACGATTGCTAAAACCGGTCACCATAGCCGAAAATTCTTCTCCCACTTGACTCATCATATATTCCACCAATTTAATTTTTACGCTCTCTTCTTCCACTTTCATTGCCACCCTCTCCATTTTAGAGATATGTTCACAAATTTTTGGCAACTTCTTGGTATTTCGAGATAATTCTTTGGCACTGGGATAAGAGTTTAAAACGGAATGTAAAATTCGATGTACTTCCAAATCCGCATATCGACGAATCGGAGACGTAAAATGGGTATAACATTCGGAAGCCAAACCGAAATGTCCTACATTTTCCATACCGTATCGAGCTTGCTTCAATGCCATCAATATCATTTTATGTACAATTAAATTCACGCCTTTTTCTTTGGAATCCTCTATCATCTCTTGAAACTGCTTCGGATGTACCTCTTCCAAATTATGAACCCGATAATGAAAATTCTTAAGACTTTCATTCAATTTTTGCAACCTTTCTCGTTCCGGCTTTTCATGAACTCGATAAACGGAGGGAATTTCCATCCAGAATAATTTTTCGGCAACCGCTTCATTGGCGGCAATCATAAAGTCTTCAATGATTTTCTCCGCCTCTCCTCGCTCTCGAAGTTTGACATATTGAACCTTTTCTTCCTCATCCAACACCAACTTAATTTCAGATAAATCAAAATCAATGCTTCCTCTTGCATATTTTCTTGCCCTTAACACTTTGGACAAGTCTAACATCGTCTCTACCATATCTTGAATATCCCGATATTCTTTTAAAGTTTCTCCCTTCCCGTCTATCATTTCATTCACTTTGGTATAAGTCATACGATGAACACTTCGAATCACGGACTTATACATATCGACTTGCACTACTTTACCTCTTCCGTCAATTTCCATTTCACAAGTGAAGCATAGTTTATCTTCCTTCTCATTCAAAGAACAAATCCCATTGGAAATTTCCTTGGGAAACATCGGAAGGACTCGATCCACCAAGTAGACGGAATTTCCTCTTTTTCTGGCTTCCAAATCCAATTCGGAATCTTCGGGAATGTAGTAAGAAACATCGGCAATACAAACCAATAGTTTATAATTTCCATTTTTCATTTTTTCCACATAGACAGCATCATCCAAATCTCTTGCATCTTCTCCATCGATCGTAATAATGGAGTAGTTTCTCAAATCCCGTCTGGAAGAAATTTCTTTTTCCGAGACGGTCTTGGAAATATTTTTTAATTCCGTCTTGACTTTTTTCGGGAAGTCTTCACTCATTCCTTCCCGATAAATCAAAGCATCCACCATATTTTTGGTGTTGTAAGGATCCCCAAGGACTTCGACAATTTCTCCCTCCGGCTTTCGTTCCTTATCTCCCCAAAAATAAATATCAACGACTACCAGCTCTCCAGTTTGAGCTTTTTTCATCTTCCCTCTGGGAATGTAAATATCTTTTCCGAAAGCATGTGTCGGTCGAACGAAGCCGAAGTCGGAACGACGTTCCAAAATTCCCACAATTTTTTGCTTCTCTCGGCTGACAATTTCGACGACTTCCCCCTCACGCCCATGTTCGGCTGTTTTGTCCTTCGTAATACGAACCAAGACGCTATCTCCATCGAAAGCTCCATGAAAAGCTGTCCTGGGAATAAAAATTCCCTCTCCCTCTTCCGTGTCTACAAAAGCAAAGCGTTCCTTAATGATACTAAATGTCCCTCGTACAAATTCTTCTCTCATCAGCTCTCCTCCTCTAAGCTCTTCTTCCATTCCAAAGTATTCGAATGAAGTATGGCTCCCGTCGATGACAAATACTCCAGCTTATGTTTTATTTCCATTAAAATTCCCTGATCTAAATCTTCATAGGTTTTTTCTCGAATGATGTTGACACTTGGATAATTTCGAGTTTCTTCAATCGCATCCGCAATATACACGATCTTCCCCACCAAAGACATCCCTGCCTTTCCAACGGTATGATAACGAATCGCTTCCAATACTTCCTCATCTTGAATCCCAAAATTTTCTTTCACCAAAACGGAGGCGACAAAACCGTGTAAAATCTCTCCGTTCTTTAAATCCTTCTCCGATAAGTCTTCAAAATGTTCCCTTCTGCAAATTTTCTGCATTTCTTCCAAAGGCATTTCTTTGGCACAATCATGTAATAACGCTGCCAAACGACATTTTTCAATATCTGCTCCATTCCGTCTTGCCAAATTCTCCGCCTCTTTTACTACAGACAAAACATGAGCAAAGCGTTTTTTAGAAAGGTTTTTTGACAACCAGATACAGTAACTTCTCTCCTCTTCTCTCATCCTACAAGACCTGTACCTTTCCTTCCATCCCCAATTGTTTTAAACTTTGCTCTATTGCTTCTACACTTTGTACCTTCGGTTTTTCGTTGCAAAGAATGTAGACTCCGTCCTCTGCAATATAAATATTTTTCAAAGTAATCTTCTCTTTTTCCAATTCCTTCTCGTAGAGATAGTCCAATTCTGCTTGCACCAACACATGTAATTCCTCTGACCTGCTTTCTTTCTCTTCCAATTTTCGTTTTTCAGAACTTCCGTCAGGCAAATACAGCAAGTACTCTTTTCGAGAAGAATCTTCTCCCGCTTTCTCTACTTTTGTGGCATCACGTACCACTCTCGAAGAAGGAAAACTCATATAAATTCCTCCTACCAAAATAGCAAAAACCCAAATAACCACAGTGACTACTTTTTTCATCTCTTCTCCCTCCTATCGTTCAAAGAATTCTCGTAT containing:
- the smpB gene encoding SsrA-binding protein SmpB, with the protein product MILAGNKKAYFDYFVEEKFEAGIELQGSEVKSAKAGKVSIKESFVRIINGELFIMGMSIVPWSYGSIYNPEEKRVRRLLLHKKEIRRLHEKVSQKGYTIVPLDVHLSHGYVKVEIALARGKKTYDKRESIAKRDMERDIRRSLKENNR
- the rnr gene encoding ribonuclease R, whose translation is MREEFVRGTFSIIKERFAFVDTEEGEGIFIPRTAFHGAFDGDSVLVRITKDKTAEHGREGEVVEIVSREKQKIVGILERRSDFGFVRPTHAFGKDIYIPRGKMKKAQTGELVVVDIYFWGDKERKPEGEIVEVLGDPYNTKNMVDALIYREGMSEDFPKKVKTELKNISKTVSEKEISSRRDLRNYSIITIDGEDARDLDDAVYVEKMKNGNYKLLVCIADVSYYIPEDSELDLEARKRGNSVYLVDRVLPMFPKEISNGICSLNEKEDKLCFTCEMEIDGRGKVVQVDMYKSVIRSVHRMTYTKVNEMIDGKGETLKEYRDIQDMVETMLDLSKVLRARKYARGSIDFDLSEIKLVLDEEEKVQYVKLRERGEAEKIIEDFMIAANEAVAEKLFWMEIPSVYRVHEKPERERLQKLNESLKNFHYRVHNLEEVHPKQFQEMIEDSKEKGVNLIVHKMILMALKQARYGMENVGHFGLASECYTHFTSPIRRYADLEVHRILHSVLNSYPSAKELSRNTKKLPKICEHISKMERVAMKVEEESVKIKLVEYMMSQVGEEFSAMVTGFSNRRVFFETEEHIEVSWDVVSSRHFYEFDEREYAMLDREQEENQYHMGDKVKIVIVKASLQELEIEAVPTLVMQKGW
- the yqeK gene encoding bis(5'-nucleosyl)-tetraphosphatase (symmetrical) YqeK; its protein translation is MREEERSYCIWLSKNLSKKRFAHVLSVVKEAENLARRNGADIEKCRLAALLHDCAKEMPLEEMQKICRREHFEDLSEKDLKNGEILHGFVASVLVKENFGIQDEEVLEAIRYHTVGKAGMSLVGKIVYIADAIEETRNYPSVNIIREKTYEDLDQGILMEIKHKLEYLSSTGAILHSNTLEWKKSLEEES